From a region of the Epinephelus fuscoguttatus linkage group LG21, E.fuscoguttatus.final_Chr_v1 genome:
- the nrros gene encoding transforming growth factor beta activator LRRC33: MPVHRLTPILLCLLPMWGILTPGSSHPQHSRCQLIQRTALCNNGKLSFVPAGLPDSLEELQLNYNHIQTLQNSSLLRYPALTTLSLACNSLEKLEPNTFQDSKLIESLNLANNNLHIGYQETSLALRTLPRLRALDLSENELTDEMAATLLQNLTSLEYLNLSGNFLMRLDETSFRDLHQLKELDLQRNSMYEIDGAFDSNPKLQRLNLAFNSLLCLIDFHMAQLVVLNASHNYIEWFISRPDLNDTFQLETLDLSHNKLLFFPFLPNDNHLRNLYLSHNSIRFYEHLADNNTYPNLTTTVEFYNMKKYTGNVTAQLWDDSLHGDISSLEILDLRGNQVEYFPQGFIQKMPVLSRLQMCTNCLETLDLTSEQFPGSLYELDISNNRLNQIVADRGTLITLGNLTYLNLSLNALEELPLGFFSSLPSLRSADLSYNIIDICPAEEAETSTDTSSGCADWTNIVSLTQLYLKGCNLQRIPSSAFAGLSLTHLELSDNPGLIVDESIQSLSRTLQHLGLGNTHIQDFDFSHFQNLKYLNISHNSLAHLPPSLLKLELKVLDLRDNRLSTIPSGHANALAPKLHTVFLTGNPFNCCQTEWFRTFESTKTINIVGQSDIKCEDLIQTTHRIEHSQSFLCLEMGGESVLWYILLFLPICLSFVGISVIVLLTFKPSIIQKSIKKKCLKPTSY; encoded by the exons ATGCCAGTCCACAGACTCACTCCCATCCTGCTGTGCTTGTTACCCATGTGGGGAATCCTGACGCCGGGCTCGAGTCATCCACAGCACAGCCGATGCCAGCTG ATACAAAGAACGGCTCTCTGCAACAATGGCAAGCTTTCCTTTGTGCCTGCAGGACTGCCAGACAGCCTAGAGGAGCTTCAGCTCAACTACAATCACATTCAAACACTACAGAACAGCTCTCTCCTCCGTTACCCTGCACTAACCACCCTGAGCTTAGCATGTAATAGTTTGGAGAAGTTAGAACCAAACACTTTTCAAGACTCAAAGTTGATAGAAAGCCTTAATTTAGCAAATAACAATCTTCATATTGGCTACCAAGAAACCAGCCTCGCGCTCAGGACTCTGCCCAGGCTCAGAGCTCTGGATCTCTCTGAGAATGAGCTCACTGATGAAATGGCCGCCACTCTCCTCCAAAATCTGACCTCCCTGGAGTACCTTAATCTTTCTGGAAACTTCTTGATGAGACTAGATGAGACGTCGTTCAGGGATCTTCATCAACTCAAAGAGCTCGACCTACAGAGAAACAGCATGTATGAGATCGATGGTGCCTTCGACAGCAACCCCAAGCTCCAGAGACTAAACCTGGCCTTCAACTCTCTGCTTTGCCTAATAGACTTCCACATGGCCCAGCTTGTGGTCCTCAACGCCAGCCACAACTACATTGAGTGGTTCATCTCCAGGCCAGACCTTAACGACACTTTCCAGCTAGAGACACTTGATCTATCACATAACAAACTGCTTTTCTTCCCTTTCCTGCCTAATGACAACCACTTGCGCAATCTTTACCTATCCCACAACAGCATTAGGTTTTACGAACACTTGGCAGACAACAACACATACCCGAACTTGACTACAACTGTTGAGTTCTACAATATGAAGAAGTACACAGGCAACGTGACGGCTCAGCTGTGGGACGACAGCCTTCATGGTGACATCTCCTCTTTGGAGATTTTGGATCTAAGAGGAAACCAGGTGGAGTACTTTCCTCAAGGATTCATCCAGAAAATGCCTGTCCTGTCCAGACTTCAAATGTGCACGAACTGTCTGGAAACCTTAGATCTCACATCGGAGCAGTTCCCTGGCAGCTTGTATGAGTTGGACATTAGCAACAACAGGCTGAACCAGATTGTAGCAGATAGGGGTACGCTGATCACTCTTGGTAATCTGACGTACCTTAACCTTAGTCTTAACGCTCTCGAGGAGTTACCCTTGGGATTTTTTTCCTCGTTGCCAAGCCTCAGGTCAGCGGATCTCAGTTACAACATCATTGACATTTGTCCTGCTGAGGAGGCTGAAACCAGTACAGACACTAGCTCTGGTTGCGCAGATTGGACAAACATTGTATCTCTAACGCAGCTTTATCTTAAGGGCTGCAACCTTCAAAGAATTCCATCGTCTGCATTTGCTGGGTTGTCTTTAACGCACTTGGAACTGTCCGACAACCCTGGACTCATTGTCGATGAATCAATACAAAGTCTCAGCAGAACGTTACAGCATCTAGGTTTAGGAAACACTCACATACAAGACTTTGACTTCTCCCATTTCCAAAATTTGAAGTATTTAAACATTTCACATAACTCTCTTGCCCACCTCCCCCCTTCACTTCTAAAACTTGAACTGAAAGTGCTGGATTTGAGGGACAACAGACTATCCACTATTCCCTCAGGTCACGCCAACGCATTAGCCCCGAAACTGCACACTGTCTTCCTCACAGGAAATCCGTTCAACTGCTGCCAAACCGAGTGGTTCAGGACATTTGAATCAACAAAGACAATCAATATAGTCGGACAATCAGACATCAAGTGTGAGGATCTCATCCAAACGACACACAGAATAGAGCACTCTcagtcatttttgtgtttggaGATGGGCGGGGAATCTGTACTCTGGTACATTCTGCTTTTTTTACCCATCTGTCTTTCATTCGTGGGCATTTCGGTTATTGTTCTCCTCACATTTAAGCCCTCAATAATACAAAAGTCAATCAAAAAGAAGTGCTTGAAGCCGACGTCTTACTGA